The Anas acuta chromosome 1, bAnaAcu1.1, whole genome shotgun sequence genome segment CAACAAGTTAAGGAATCCGATATTAAACACCAAGTGAATGCTGGCAGCCTAGACCACATGAATGattaaattgcatttaattttatccACATGCTCTTAATTTGCTATTGATGCATTCTTGAGGCAGATGCCTGTCGTGTTTTCTGGTGAAAAATTAACTTCATTCTGTGATGCTTCTGGAATAAAGTACCTTTTGCTCATTAGCGTAGTCATTTGGCTCTACATataattaattgaaaaatatgttttgatcTCTTAGATTAGGCCTTGGTTTTACAAGTACTTGGAGGCAAGCTTGGTCTCCATGAGTTCGTGTGTGTAAACGTAAGTCAGAGGGTACGCCCCAATGGAACTACAGACTCAGTTATTCATCTTCATTTTACCAAATATTGAGATACTCTGTATAGTGTCTGAGCTTTCATATGACTTTGAAACACTaattaaatcatatttattatcagattgttttttttggtggatgTTTGCAAGCCGTTTACTTTTCCCCACCTCTGTAATCTGGGAATTAGCAGGTGTGGAAcctgaaaacagctttaaaCCAGTTAAACATACAGATAAAGTTAACAATTCCTTTAACGTTGCCTGTGCACTGAAATTGGCCTTCTTGACAGTTCCACTGCTGATAACGGTGTCATATCAGTCACCTGGAGTGAGCAGCTCAGTGTTTCCAGTGGCTTCATGGATCTGTTGGAGGCAAGCAGAGGAGCTACTGTGTTGCGTGACAGTGCCTCAGGTGTGCTGAGTTGCAGCAAACCTGTCCTGAATTTAGGGAGGATTTCAGCCAAACTGTTTCAAGTCATAACAAAATCCATACGAAATGAGACATGTTAAATGAGATGAAATGAGAGAAGTTAAAGCCTTTGCTTTACTTTAAAGATTTCCTCTGGGTGGACACTTTCTCTTGGATTACAACTGATCAACTCTATTTGTAAATGTCTAGGAAACTAATAATATTTGGCTTTACatcttgagaggaaaaaaaaaacaactgcagatCTTGTCTCCACTCTGCAGTTCTTCCTGGGTGGAACTTCCAGCTATCTACCTTATCATATTTTACAATAAGAAATTGCAAAATTACTGCACTGAATGCTTTCTTACTCCAGGAATTACTGTCATTCGTTGGTGAATTAAGATAAAAGATAGTTTGTGAAGTATTTTGGCAGGTTCGTCACTTCAtagtgatgaaaataaatatgcttgtgtatttaaaaaacaaaaaaggataaaaatcaTCTGAGGCTGAGAAACCAATTGTACATGCCAGTTAACTAGCTTAATAATATCCACAAGGAGGcagcattttcttattttttttaataaatcttgtTATTTGCAGTATTGGAACAGTTAAATCCTTAAGCAAAAGTGTCAATTCTTCACTTCCACAtgcatcttgttttgttttttgtttgtttttgtcttctgtctcCTGCAGTTGGGTTTGGAATGATCTCAGGTATTTGATCTTACAGATCTCTGCCTGAACCATGCCAAGCTTTACTCCTCTGCTCACATGCTCTATTTTTAACTCAAGCCTCAGGTTTTAGACCCTTTCTCTAGCCCTGCTTTAATTCTACTGTTTTAATCTTGTTTATGAATCACAAGCACTTGGACTTCCCAACCAGTTTCTGCAGTGATATGTATTATCTGAGAGCCTCTATCCACAGATGTTTGTTACTAAATGCCTCTTGCACAAGTTGGTGGATGTTCAAGATCTCTCATTTTTTGCCATTGTAAGCAAGGTAAGCAGAGAGGGTGCTAGTGTTGCGTATGGAAATCAATACTCAAATGAGAAAATTTGCATTCCTCTTCTTTTTGTGCAGATGGTTAGCTTTGCTCAAATATCCCAGCAATGAACCTTTAAAGTGACTACTAAATGAAGTCTTCATGCAGGCACACATATGTACATGTAAAATCTCCATATATATACGTAGATATTTTACAGTTCTCTAAAGTAAATTATTGATGATCCTTGCctgcatttcagaaacaagTTCAGGCCAACGTGTGTGTTACTATGGAGATGGTGAAAGATGCACTGGACCAGCTGCGAGGGGCTGTGATGATTGTGTACCCAATGGGATTGCCTCCATATGACCCAGTGAGGATGGAGCTGGAAGATAAAGAAGACCTGGCGGGGACTCACGTATGCAGTAGTGTTTTTGTATTATATGTAGCGTCTGGGCTAAATTTGTGGTGTTTCCCACTTTATCAGTGTGAAGGCTACTTGTTTTCACGtacctgaaatattttgtttaacatttttgtcaGACAATGTACATAAAAGCACACCAATAGCTTAACTAGAAATAAGGTGAGTGAAGTATCTTTGAAATGTTATGTACAAAGCCGAGTTCAGGTAAGCGTGAAACCCAGTTTAAATACCTTGTGGTCAATATTGAGAATTTAATGCCCAAAGTGTTGCTGTTAGATCAAAATTGAATGGAATATAAACCAAGCTGCTGCACATTAACATGAAGAGAGCAGTGAAACAGGCGTATAGTGTAAAATCAGCTGAATTGCACTTAATTCCAAAAAGATtttccagggggaaaaaaaaaaaagacaaaaaaaggcaaaaaattaaaaccagcaCCCCAGTAAATTCTCCCCCAAACTCTTcaccttgtttgtttatttgtcacAGGCCGGACTTGAAGTTATAAAAGAATCTGAAGCACAATTATGGTGGGCAGGAAAAGAGTTGAAAGAAACCAAGTTGCTTTCTGACTACGTaggcaaaaatgagaaaacaaccATCATTGTAAAGATACAGAAAGTAAGTATCACGGGAAGGTTTTTTATGTGTTGTTTATGGCAGTCTGATTCTTTGTGGAAGAGAATTGGTAGTAGGTGTATAAAATGGATTAGATTAGGTCCAGTTTAAGTGTCTCAAAGCTGTACTCAATCTGTTTTGAgcttttagtttattttatccGAAGTACTTCTTAGTATTTAGCTGATAGGCAAAGGAACTACTGTAGTTGCTATTACCTGCTTTATAAGAATACACCAAAGAGCTATGTAAAACTAGATTAAACATAACCTGAAAAGCttaaaaccacagaaatgcacaaaaaaaaggcaaacaaaccgTCTCTCAGTTCCATCTCTGTATGGAGCACTGGACAGACCCACTCATTCAGCATGCACTGTTGTATGCGGTATGGATACCTCTCATCGCCTTTTTTGAAAGGTTTCTGCAACTCAGTAACTTTCTGACTGTGGGGTCCTCAGTTGCTTGATGGCAGGTCTTCAAACTGCTTCGGTTGTCTTGGGAATGTGGGCTTGTGTCTTCTTTGAGGACACCTGTTGTGAAAGAGCCCAAATTTGAGCTCTCCCGAAGTCTTCAGTGAGAACCTGCTGCGTGCTAGAAGGAAAATCAAGCTGTTGCACATGCACCACCCAGCTGTGCTGTCAGCTGCAGCGCACCTAAAGCTTGAGGTTGAGCTTCTTAAAAGAAATCAGACTTCTCAGTCAGGTGTGGTGAAGCACATGAGGCTTGTGAACATAGCTCTGCTGTGGAGCAGCGAGCGAAAAAGAGGCAAAGATTCTGCTGCTCCTCAGTTTATAAACCTGGCCATTATTTTCTGGACAGAGTGACAAACTAACTGCAGTTCTGTTCACCTCAGGCCATATTTGAGGGGAGaacatttgtgttttcagtGCACTTTCAGAACTTTTTTGGAGCTTGCTTAGCCTGTTTGTGTGTATATAGCACCACGTTCAAAGGATGCATTTGTGAATGTCGGATGCCTCAGAGCATCCTACTTATCCGTAGGTCAGAGTTACTCTGGTGCTGCATTTCGCTTCTCtgccttgaaaagcaaaatggcTACGGCAGATCTTACTGTCTGCGAGTGCCTGTAATAGAACCCTTCGAAGCCAAGTCAAGTGACTTACATGTATGCCATTTAGAAGCCCAgaactgctttctcttttctgtcagGGTGGCTGAAAAATGGTGCAACAACTCAACAGCCATTGAAGGACAGGCTCCTGGGAAAGTTGTCTCACTGCTTAATTAGTTGCTGGACCTCTTCAGAGAATGCAAAGTAGTACGGTGGTTTTCTTATCTGACACTGGACGCCCGCATTCTTGGGTTGGAGAGCTAATTTAAACCATGCCAGACCCTTTTTGTTCCTGAAGGGGTTCGCCATCTCCCTTTAAACTgttctgtttgctgttgttgacAATAGCTGTCATCGGCTATTTTCTGCTGTGTGCATCACTTCTTCCATGAGGACAgttgcctggaaaaaaatatttgtagtaacaagtaaaatttattttaattgtagtGTTTTGTAACTATCTTCCTTCCCTGCTTTACCAAGCCATAGCCATTTTGAGTCTGTGTTAGCAGGGAAACTAAAGGTGGATGGGCCCCCCCCCAAGACATTTGGAATGGCCTGAAAGCTGAGAGATTTCTAATGGTTTTTTAGAGCGGAAGTTTAAATAAAGCAGACTCAGTAATCTTGTTTGCAGCTTCCATTGATGTTCACAAAATTGACAGCGTGATTAAGATGGCAAGATAAAAGAGTAAGTCTCACCTGAACGCAGCAGGAGTTtcttaatgtttattttcctgcccTGAGGACCTTGTCGAACATGAGATACCTtactttctgaagaaagatTCTGCTATCTTTGCCTAGCAGtttctcctgttcttttttGTATCACAAATGCCATTGTGAACAAAATTTATGGTTTCCCTTTCAGAAAGGACAAGGAGCTCCAGGGCGTGAACCTCTGATTAGTCATGAAGAGCAAAAACAGATGATGCTGTACTACTACAAAAAGCAGGAGGAGCTTAAGGTAGCGGTGACTTTTAGCTCTGTGTGAGTTACGCTGCAGCAGCCACTGAGCGCGGGTTTAattcactgctgctgccttcacctGTCCCTTCTCTTCACAGAAACTAGAAGAGGATGATGACGACTCTTTTCTAAACGCTGAGTGGGCAGACAGCCATGCTTTGAAAAGGCAATTTCATGGCGTAAAAGACATCAAGTGGGGGCCGAGATGAAGCTCTACAAACACCTTTTtgcctcttcctgctgtttGGTTGATCCACTTGTTTGCTAAGAGGGGCGTTGTGTGTTAGATTCTTCTGAGAAAAGCTGAAGTTGTCTCTTCCATAGCAGATGCCTCTTTCAGCCTTAGGTTTTCAGtaaatgtttacatttctaTACAACAGTAGCAGCACTTGTCTGCAAAGATTGGAATCAGTCCTATTCATGTTGATTGTTCTATTAGAAACTTGTAATTTGAGTATTGAAATATTAACCTATTTCAGAGAGAATATATCTAATAAATGTGTGCTAGGATATTGGATATTGTTTTGAGC includes the following:
- the CFAP298 gene encoding cilia- and flagella-associated protein 298, producing MVRLHVKRGDESQFLLEAACGARLAELAPLVARIYNGRLKVQRLCAEMQELAEHGVYLPLNMQGLTEEQIEELKLKDEWAEKCVPSGGSVFKKDEIGRRNGHAPNEKMQQVIKKTIEEAKALISKKQVQANVCVTMEMVKDALDQLRGAVMIVYPMGLPPYDPVRMELEDKEDLAGTHAGLEVIKESEAQLWWAGKELKETKLLSDYVGKNEKTTIIVKIQKKGQGAPGREPLISHEEQKQMMLYYYKKQEELKKLEEDDDDSFLNAEWADSHALKRQFHGVKDIKWGPR